In one window of Tellurirhabdus rosea DNA:
- a CDS encoding ArnT family glycosyltransferase — MNDSFLRRPLFWQLLAVLLLIPALFTHLGLLPLDTGSDEPRRALVALEMIFSGDYITPTLNGEPYFNKPPGYNWLIALSYTAFGNFSSFALRFPMAVSLVLYGLTIFLLVRKELGSRVGFAAALMLVTNARILLYDSLLGLIDIAFSWLTFAAFILVYQFDRKKNYWALFLTTYLLTAVGYMMKGLPSLVFQGLTLGSYFLYTRQFRRLFHPAHFAGVALFLLLVGSYYVAYFTRNNIPPEKIAAVLFDESAKRTVVQFGITETLLHLVTFPFQMLYFYAPWMLMVVFLLRKPKADSSGMPFFQKITSWAATLHPFILFNAVTFAVNFVIYWSSPQVYARYLFMLLPLLFTIFAYSYYESRPTDWRRRGWDGLMGIVLTVVTIGCWTPFFMPETKDMPDLWWQVPLIFVALAFVTWQYWRQPANRLVILFAFLGVVRIGFNWFVLPPRIEHRQFYKDSSEKVARLSLGKPLYGYKETIGRDGSTDVNSCHIEVVRGEVLKRTDQKIPGALYIADSASLAGERYRVLHEFLLFDQWPAKLVQFE, encoded by the coding sequence ATGAACGATTCTTTTCTGCGCAGGCCGCTTTTCTGGCAACTGCTGGCTGTGCTGCTGCTGATTCCCGCCCTGTTTACCCACCTCGGTCTGCTGCCCCTCGATACCGGCTCCGACGAACCCCGCCGGGCGCTGGTTGCTCTCGAAATGATTTTCTCCGGGGATTACATCACGCCGACCCTCAACGGAGAGCCGTATTTCAACAAACCGCCGGGCTACAACTGGCTGATTGCGCTGTCGTATACCGCTTTCGGCAACTTCTCGTCCTTTGCGCTGCGTTTCCCGATGGCCGTTTCGCTGGTGCTCTACGGACTGACCATCTTTCTGCTGGTCCGGAAAGAACTGGGCAGCCGGGTGGGCTTTGCGGCGGCGCTTATGCTGGTCACCAACGCCCGGATTCTGCTCTACGATTCGCTGCTGGGCCTGATCGACATTGCCTTTTCGTGGCTCACCTTCGCCGCCTTTATTCTGGTTTACCAGTTCGACCGAAAGAAAAACTACTGGGCGCTGTTCCTGACTACGTACCTTCTGACGGCCGTCGGCTACATGATGAAAGGCCTGCCGTCACTGGTGTTTCAGGGCCTGACGCTGGGGAGCTATTTTCTGTACACTCGCCAGTTCCGCAGGCTTTTTCACCCGGCGCATTTTGCGGGCGTGGCCCTTTTTCTGCTGCTGGTGGGCAGTTACTACGTTGCCTATTTCACCCGAAATAACATCCCGCCTGAGAAGATCGCCGCCGTGCTGTTCGACGAAAGCGCCAAACGGACGGTGGTGCAGTTTGGCATTACGGAGACGCTGCTGCATCTGGTGACGTTTCCTTTCCAGATGCTGTATTTCTACGCGCCCTGGATGCTGATGGTGGTGTTTCTGCTCCGGAAGCCGAAAGCCGACTCGTCCGGAATGCCGTTTTTCCAGAAAATAACGTCCTGGGCGGCCACGCTGCACCCGTTCATCCTGTTCAACGCGGTGACGTTTGCGGTCAACTTCGTCATTTACTGGTCGTCGCCGCAGGTATACGCGCGGTATCTGTTCATGCTGCTGCCGCTCTTGTTCACCATTTTTGCTTATTCCTACTACGAAAGCCGCCCCACGGACTGGCGCCGCCGGGGCTGGGACGGGCTGATGGGCATCGTGTTGACCGTGGTGACCATCGGCTGCTGGACGCCTTTTTTTATGCCGGAAACAAAAGACATGCCCGACCTCTGGTGGCAGGTGCCGCTGATTTTTGTGGCGCTGGCCTTCGTCACCTGGCAGTACTGGCGGCAACCGGCCAACCGGCTCGTCATTCTGTTCGCGTTTCTGGGCGTGGTCCGGATTGGGTTCAACTGGTTTGTATTGCCGCCTCGCATCGAACACCGGCAGTTTTACAAGGATTCTTCGGAGAAAGTAGCCCGACTGTCGCTCGGCAAACCGCTTTACGGCTACAAGGAAACCATCGGCCGGGACGGCTCCACGGACGTGAACAGCTGCCACATTGAGGTCGTCCGGGGCGAGGTGCTGAAACGGACGGATCAGAAAATTCCCGGCGCGCTCTACATCGCGGATTCGGCCAGTCTGGCGGGCGAGCGTTACCGGGTCCTGCACGAGTTCTTGCTCTTCGATCAATGGCCCGCCAAATTGGTACAATTCGAATAA
- a CDS encoding DUF721 domain-containing protein: MSQTYRFDKDNATRKPGVTSLKDAIGLMLRSYQLQTRFNETYLEAFWEKMMGKSIASRTNRLYVKDRILYIEISSAPLRSELVIAKQKMIQLINRDMGTDVIDDVVFI; encoded by the coding sequence ATGTCACAGACTTACCGCTTCGACAAAGACAACGCCACCCGGAAGCCGGGCGTTACCTCGCTCAAGGACGCTATCGGGCTGATGCTGAGGTCCTACCAGTTGCAGACCCGCTTCAACGAAACCTACCTGGAGGCTTTCTGGGAAAAGATGATGGGTAAGTCCATCGCCTCCCGGACCAACCGCCTCTACGTCAAAGACCGCATTCTGTACATCGAAATCTCCTCCGCCCCGCTGCGCAGCGAACTCGTCATTGCCAAGCAGAAAATGATTCAGCTCATCAACCGGGATATGGGAACGGACGTGATCGATGACGTTGTATTCATCTAA
- a CDS encoding S66 peptidase family protein, which yields MRVPPFLRPGDTVGLVALASRLDYDTLEPAFRILRDEWKLNVLEGQSLTSSHFQFAGDDALRLHDFQHMLDNPDVRAVFSVRGGYGSYRLLDGLDFTGFQNHPKWVVGFSDITAVHYHLQTLGVESLHAVMPKLFGQEGGGPAVETLRQWLFGEKVAPYATAPHPLNRPGKATGPLLGGNLTMLTNMLATPSDVDYRGRILFIEDIDETYFSLDRMLLQLRRAGRLEKLAGLLVGQFSDMRINETAPFGKTTDEIIAEHVAGYDYPVCFNFPVGHVALNLALPVGHEATLEVLDSGARLIFS from the coding sequence ATGCGCGTTCCCCCATTTCTCAGGCCCGGCGATACCGTTGGCCTCGTTGCCCTGGCCAGCCGCCTCGATTACGATACCCTCGAACCTGCTTTCCGAATTCTCCGCGACGAGTGGAAGCTGAACGTGCTGGAAGGCCAGTCCCTGACCAGCAGCCACTTTCAGTTTGCCGGGGACGATGCCCTGCGGCTCCACGACTTCCAGCACATGCTCGACAATCCGGACGTTCGGGCCGTTTTCTCCGTCCGGGGCGGGTACGGAAGCTACCGGCTGCTCGACGGGCTGGATTTTACCGGTTTTCAAAACCATCCGAAATGGGTCGTGGGTTTCAGCGACATTACAGCGGTCCACTACCATTTGCAGACCCTGGGCGTCGAAAGTCTGCATGCCGTTATGCCCAAACTGTTCGGGCAGGAGGGCGGCGGCCCGGCCGTTGAAACGCTCCGGCAATGGCTTTTTGGCGAGAAGGTCGCTCCGTACGCCACCGCGCCGCACCCGCTGAACCGCCCGGGAAAGGCCACCGGCCCGCTGCTGGGCGGCAACCTGACCATGCTGACCAACATGCTGGCAACCCCCTCGGACGTGGACTATCGCGGCAGAATTCTGTTTATCGAAGACATCGACGAGACGTATTTCTCCCTCGACCGGATGCTGCTGCAACTGCGGCGCGCCGGGCGACTGGAAAAGCTGGCGGGGCTGTTGGTCGGTCAGTTTTCGGACATGCGGATCAACGAAACGGCCCCTTTTGGCAAAACAACGGACGAAATCATCGCGGAACACGTAGCCGGTTACGATTACCCGGTCTGCTTTAATTTTCCGGTCGGACACGTGGCCCTGAATCTGGCCCTGCCGGTTGGCCACGAGGCGACCCTAGAGGTACTGGACTCCGGTGCCCGGCTGATTTTTTCCTAA
- a CDS encoding O-acetylhomoserine aminocarboxypropyltransferase/cysteine synthase family protein, with product MANPLHFETLQLHAGQEVDPATNSRAVPIYQTTSYVFNDSAHGADLFALKAFGNIYTRIMNPTTDVFEKRVAALEGGVAALAVASGQAAQFIALNNILNAGDNFVTTSYLYGGTYNQFKVSFKRLGVDVRFAEGDKVESFEKLIDENTKALYLETIGNPGFNIPDWEAFAALAQKYDIPLIVDNTFGAGGYLFRPIEHGAAVVVESATKWIGGHGTSIGGVIVDSGKYNWGNGKFPQFSEPSPGYHGLVFSDVFGVNGPFGNIQFIIRARVEGLRDWGPAISPFNSFLLLQGLETLSLRVDRTVENALALAQWLEQHEQVEFVNYPGLPSSKYHELAQKYLKRGFGGVFMFKIKGGREVADTFVNKLKLVSHLANVGDSKTLIIHPASTTHQQLSELEQESAGVEPGLLRISAGIEHIDDIKADLEQAFAAVAEAVLS from the coding sequence ATGGCAAATCCACTGCATTTTGAAACGCTTCAGCTCCATGCCGGGCAGGAAGTAGACCCGGCCACCAACTCCCGGGCGGTCCCCATTTACCAGACAACCTCCTACGTTTTCAACGACTCGGCCCACGGCGCCGACCTGTTCGCCCTGAAAGCGTTTGGCAATATTTACACCCGCATCATGAACCCGACCACCGACGTGTTCGAGAAGCGGGTGGCAGCACTCGAAGGCGGCGTGGCGGCCCTGGCCGTGGCCTCCGGACAGGCGGCGCAGTTCATCGCGCTCAACAACATCCTGAACGCGGGCGACAACTTTGTAACCACCTCCTACCTCTACGGCGGCACTTACAACCAGTTCAAGGTTTCCTTCAAACGGCTGGGTGTAGACGTTCGCTTTGCGGAAGGCGATAAGGTCGAAAGCTTCGAAAAACTGATCGACGAAAACACGAAGGCGCTGTACCTGGAAACCATCGGTAACCCCGGCTTCAACATTCCGGACTGGGAAGCCTTTGCGGCCCTGGCGCAGAAATACGACATCCCGCTGATCGTGGACAACACCTTCGGGGCGGGCGGCTACCTCTTCCGGCCCATCGAACACGGCGCGGCGGTGGTGGTCGAATCGGCTACCAAGTGGATCGGCGGCCACGGCACGAGCATCGGCGGCGTGATCGTCGACAGCGGCAAATACAACTGGGGAAACGGCAAGTTTCCGCAGTTTTCGGAACCGTCGCCGGGGTATCACGGACTGGTGTTCAGCGACGTTTTCGGCGTCAACGGCCCGTTCGGCAACATCCAGTTCATCATCCGCGCCCGGGTGGAAGGGCTGCGCGACTGGGGGCCGGCCATCAGCCCGTTCAACTCGTTCCTGCTGCTTCAGGGCCTCGAAACCCTGTCGCTGCGCGTCGACCGGACGGTGGAAAATGCGCTCGCCCTGGCCCAGTGGCTGGAGCAGCACGAGCAGGTCGAATTTGTCAACTACCCCGGCCTGCCCAGCAGCAAGTACCACGAACTGGCCCAGAAATACCTGAAACGGGGCTTCGGCGGCGTCTTTATGTTCAAGATTAAAGGCGGCCGGGAAGTAGCCGACACATTTGTCAACAAGCTGAAATTAGTGAGCCACCTCGCCAACGTCGGCGACTCCAAAACGCTCATCATCCACCCGGCTTCGACCACGCACCAGCAGTTGTCGGAACTGGAGCAGGAATCGGCGGGCGTAGAACCGGGCCTGCTGCGCATTTCGGCGGGCATCGAGCATATCGACGACATCAAAGCCGACCTCGAACAGGCGTTTGCGGCGGTGGCTGAGGCGGTATTGAGTTAA
- a CDS encoding glycosyltransferase family 2 protein, whose amino-acid sequence MKPYVSVVICVYNEEGNIFPMIEAVDRAMSVYEYETIFVNDGSKDNTLGELKSVHNDRLVIIDLQKNYGQSMALAAGIEKARGEYIVTMDGDLQNDPSDIPAMLRRAEEGDFDLVAGIRANRQDGMFLRKIPSRIANWMIRQASDVHLKDYGCALKVIRADLAKSLGLYGELHRFILLLAALEGARMSQMDVKHHPRLVGQSKYGLGRTLKVMSDLILMLFLKKYLRKPMHLFGNWGILSLLVGLLINGYLLVEKLLGNDIWGRPLLILGVMLVIAGIQLIMFGIMTELQMRTYYESQDKKPYKIRRIYRAEETLFNEELKMKN is encoded by the coding sequence ATGAAACCATATGTTTCCGTTGTCATCTGCGTCTATAACGAGGAGGGCAATATTTTTCCGATGATTGAAGCCGTTGACCGGGCGATGTCCGTCTACGAATACGAAACCATCTTTGTCAACGACGGCTCGAAAGACAACACGCTGGGCGAACTGAAGTCCGTTCACAACGACCGGCTGGTGATTATCGACCTGCAAAAGAACTACGGGCAGAGCATGGCCCTTGCGGCGGGTATCGAAAAGGCCCGGGGCGAGTACATCGTGACGATGGACGGCGATCTGCAGAACGACCCGTCCGACATTCCGGCCATGCTGCGCCGCGCCGAAGAAGGGGATTTCGACCTGGTAGCGGGCATCCGGGCCAACCGGCAGGACGGTATGTTCCTCCGCAAAATTCCGAGCCGCATCGCCAACTGGATGATCCGGCAGGCGTCGGATGTGCACCTGAAAGATTACGGCTGCGCCCTGAAAGTGATCCGGGCGGACCTGGCCAAAAGCCTCGGCCTGTACGGCGAACTCCACCGTTTTATCCTGCTGCTGGCGGCGCTCGAAGGGGCGCGAATGTCGCAGATGGACGTCAAGCACCACCCGCGGCTGGTCGGCCAGTCGAAATACGGGTTGGGCCGCACGCTGAAGGTGATGAGCGACCTCATTCTGATGCTGTTCCTGAAAAAGTACCTGCGGAAGCCGATGCACCTCTTTGGCAACTGGGGTATCCTGTCGCTGCTGGTGGGGCTGCTCATCAATGGTTATCTGCTGGTCGAAAAACTGCTCGGCAACGACATCTGGGGCCGCCCGCTGCTGATTCTGGGCGTTATGCTGGTCATCGCGGGTATCCAGCTCATCATGTTCGGCATCATGACCGAACTGCAAATGCGGACCTACTACGAATCGCAGGACAAGAAACCGTACAAAATCCGGCGCATCTACCGGGCGGAAGAAACCCTGTTCAATGAAGAATTAAAAATGAAAAATTAA
- a CDS encoding SDR family NAD(P)-dependent oxidoreductase, with the protein MIILLTGGAGFIGSHLAEKLLTEGHSVVCLDNLDAYYDPAIKRKNLAEARQNSRYTFVEGDIRDGALVGSLFAAYPFDAVIHLAARAGVRPSVQDPALYFDVNVQGTLTLLQAMQTAGVRKMVFASSSSVYGDSAVVPFSEREACDRPLSPYAASKRAAELLCHTFHHLYGFDIFCLRFFTVYGPRQRPEMAISQFTDQILHGKPIPVFGDGSTSRDYTFVEDIVKGIMQSLYSVKGYEVLNIGGSDPISLSGLISTLEKAVGKSALLNHLPMQPGDVQRTFADISKARTLIGYEPTVSVQEGVRRFVEWYCGEARPQTVN; encoded by the coding sequence GTGATTATCCTATTAACTGGCGGTGCCGGCTTTATCGGTTCGCATCTGGCCGAAAAATTACTGACAGAAGGACATTCGGTAGTCTGTCTGGACAACCTGGATGCCTATTACGACCCCGCGATCAAGCGGAAAAATCTGGCCGAAGCCCGCCAGAACAGCCGGTACACGTTTGTGGAAGGCGACATTCGGGACGGGGCGCTGGTGGGCTCGCTGTTTGCGGCCTACCCCTTCGACGCCGTCATTCACCTGGCGGCGCGGGCGGGCGTCCGGCCGTCGGTGCAGGACCCGGCGCTGTATTTCGACGTGAATGTGCAGGGCACGCTGACCCTGTTGCAGGCCATGCAGACGGCGGGGGTGCGGAAAATGGTTTTTGCGTCTTCCTCGTCGGTATACGGCGATTCGGCCGTGGTGCCTTTCTCTGAACGGGAGGCCTGCGACCGGCCGCTTTCTCCTTACGCCGCTTCCAAACGGGCCGCGGAGCTGCTTTGCCACACGTTTCACCACCTGTACGGATTTGATATTTTCTGCCTGCGGTTCTTTACGGTCTACGGTCCCCGGCAGCGGCCCGAAATGGCCATCAGCCAGTTTACCGACCAGATTCTCCACGGAAAGCCCATTCCGGTATTCGGCGACGGCTCCACCTCACGGGATTATACTTTTGTCGAGGACATTGTGAAAGGCATCATGCAGTCGCTGTACAGCGTCAAAGGTTACGAAGTGCTGAACATCGGCGGCTCGGACCCGATTTCGCTCAGCGGACTCATCAGTACGCTGGAAAAGGCCGTCGGAAAGTCGGCGTTGCTGAACCATCTGCCTATGCAGCCCGGCGACGTGCAGCGGACCTTTGCGGACATCAGCAAGGCCCGGACTCTCATCGGTTACGAGCCCACCGTTTCGGTTCAGGAAGGCGTCCGGCGGTTTGTGGAGTGGTACTGCGGAGAAGCCCGGCCCCAGACGGTGAACTGA
- the meaB gene encoding methylmalonyl Co-A mutase-associated GTPase MeaB: MRRLTADQYVSGVLAHDRLVLSRAITLIESRLPSDRELAGQVLARILPHTGNAVRLGITGVPGVGKSTFIESFGKHLTGLGRRLAVLAIDPSSQRSKGSILGDKTRMETLSVDPQAYIRPSPAGDSLGGVAHRTRETMLLCEAAGFDVILIETVGVGQSETLVHGMVDFFLLLMLAGAGDELQGMKRGIMELADAIAITKADGDNRAAADRARIDYANALHLFPPAPTGWMPPVLTCSATENRGIADLWQIITKHQEQLTRTGHRDRLRQAQNLDWMRNYLRQQLEERFYSQPGIRERLEAVERKVRAGELLPVQAVEALLDNQ, from the coding sequence ATGCGCCGACTGACCGCCGACCAATACGTTTCCGGAGTTCTTGCCCACGACCGGCTCGTGCTGAGCCGGGCCATCACGCTCATTGAAAGCCGCCTGCCGAGCGACCGCGAACTGGCCGGGCAGGTGCTCGCACGGATTCTGCCGCATACGGGCAACGCCGTGCGGCTGGGCATTACGGGCGTTCCGGGCGTCGGCAAAAGTACCTTTATCGAATCCTTCGGCAAACACCTGACGGGCCTGGGCAGGCGACTGGCCGTGCTCGCCATCGATCCCAGCAGCCAGCGTTCGAAAGGCAGTATTCTGGGCGACAAAACACGGATGGAAACCCTGTCGGTGGACCCGCAGGCCTACATCCGGCCTTCCCCGGCGGGCGACTCGCTGGGCGGCGTGGCGCACCGCACCCGCGAAACGATGCTCCTCTGCGAAGCGGCGGGCTTTGACGTCATTCTGATCGAAACCGTGGGCGTGGGCCAGTCCGAAACGCTGGTGCACGGCATGGTCGATTTTTTTCTGCTGCTGATGCTGGCCGGGGCCGGTGACGAACTGCAAGGCATGAAACGCGGCATCATGGAACTCGCCGACGCCATCGCCATCACCAAAGCCGACGGCGACAACCGGGCCGCCGCCGACCGCGCCCGAATCGACTACGCGAACGCCCTGCACCTTTTTCCGCCCGCTCCTACCGGCTGGATGCCGCCCGTGCTGACCTGCTCGGCCACCGAAAACCGGGGCATCGCCGACCTCTGGCAGATCATCACAAAACATCAGGAACAGCTAACCCGAACCGGCCACCGCGACCGGCTGCGGCAGGCGCAGAATCTGGACTGGATGCGGAATTACCTGCGGCAGCAACTGGAAGAGCGTTTCTACAGCCAGCCGGGCATCCGGGAGCGGCTGGAAGCCGTCGAAAGGAAAGTACGGGCCGGGGAGCTGCTGCCCGTGCAGGCGGTGGAGGCGTTGCTGGATAACCAATAA
- a CDS encoding lysylphosphatidylglycerol synthase transmembrane domain-containing protein has protein sequence MPGYVKTILKIALSALSLWLVFRKIDVDEVWAVIRRTAPGGLALATGFYLISRVLGAERLRSLFGQVGLRLGVGPSLKLYWLGMYYNLFLPGGIGGDGYKVYLLNRLTGTPVKPLVQATVLDRVIGILPLGYGLLLLFPDLPQGPVPFWVALPLIALSHWVAAVLIQRFLPTFRPVFLRATVQSVGVQVSQMIQMVVLLYAIDAQGSVPGYLFIFLLSSIVSILPFTIGGAGARELTFLFGAQVLGLPQETAVAVSLLFYLITAFVSLTGVFFSFRPVLSTNDLTT, from the coding sequence GTGCCCGGCTACGTCAAAACCATCCTCAAAATCGCCCTTTCGGCTTTGTCGCTCTGGCTGGTGTTCCGGAAGATCGACGTGGACGAGGTGTGGGCGGTGATTCGGCGGACGGCTCCGGGCGGGCTGGCTCTGGCGACCGGCTTTTACCTGATTTCGCGGGTGCTGGGGGCCGAGCGGCTGCGTAGTCTGTTCGGGCAGGTGGGTCTGCGGCTGGGCGTGGGGCCGAGCCTCAAGCTGTACTGGCTGGGCATGTATTACAACCTGTTTCTGCCGGGCGGTATCGGCGGCGACGGCTATAAAGTGTATCTGCTCAACCGCCTGACCGGCACGCCCGTGAAGCCGCTGGTGCAGGCCACGGTGCTCGACCGGGTGATTGGCATTCTGCCGCTGGGATACGGGCTGCTGCTGCTGTTTCCGGACCTTCCGCAGGGGCCGGTGCCGTTCTGGGTGGCCCTGCCGCTGATTGCCCTGTCGCATTGGGTGGCCGCCGTCCTGATTCAGCGATTCCTGCCGACCTTCCGGCCTGTGTTCCTCCGGGCCACGGTGCAGTCGGTTGGGGTGCAGGTGTCGCAGATGATTCAGATGGTGGTGCTGCTCTACGCCATCGATGCGCAGGGGTCGGTGCCGGGTTACCTGTTTATCTTTCTGCTCTCGTCGATCGTTTCCATTCTCCCGTTTACCATCGGGGGAGCCGGAGCGCGGGAGCTGACATTTTTGTTCGGGGCGCAGGTATTAGGACTGCCTCAGGAAACTGCCGTCGCGGTAAGCTTGTTGTTCTACCTGATAACGGCTTTTGTCTCGCTGACCGGCGTTTTCTTCAGCTTTCGTCCCGTTCTATCCACTAACGACTTAACTACGTGA
- a CDS encoding ion channel, with the protein MAHVSRKTNSSNRLTSFRLGGRQASKLVEEEEQRPDLGFGTRFNDTKVRLLNKDGSFNVRHVNASFLAELNLFHRLIVMPWPKFFGMVILAFVLTNFIFAGVYSLLGYEHLMGIRGKSAWDLFWEAYFFSVQTLTTVGYGRISPVGFWASAFAALESLTGLLTFALATGLLYARFSRPTPRIRFSETAVFAPYLDVNAFMFRIVNERSNQLIDVEIDVTMSRLEPAADGSLARKYFNLTLERRKVAFFPTNWTLVHPITAESPLVGCTPEKLEESDTEFLIILHAVDDTFSQQVHLRYSYRYDEIRWGHKFVPMFNQAKRGMVVLDVEKLSETREAPLNL; encoded by the coding sequence ATGGCCCACGTTTCCAGAAAAACGAATTCTTCAAACCGACTGACCTCTTTTCGCCTGGGTGGCCGGCAGGCCAGTAAACTGGTCGAAGAGGAAGAACAACGCCCCGACCTCGGTTTCGGAACCCGCTTCAACGACACCAAAGTCCGGCTCCTCAACAAGGATGGTTCCTTCAACGTCCGGCACGTAAACGCTTCTTTTCTGGCGGAACTGAATTTGTTTCACCGCCTGATCGTAATGCCGTGGCCGAAGTTTTTCGGTATGGTCATTCTGGCCTTTGTGCTGACCAACTTCATTTTTGCCGGCGTGTACTCGCTGCTGGGCTACGAACACCTGATGGGCATTCGGGGCAAATCCGCCTGGGACCTGTTCTGGGAAGCTTATTTTTTCAGCGTTCAGACGCTGACCACCGTCGGCTACGGCCGCATCAGTCCGGTGGGTTTCTGGGCCAGTGCCTTCGCCGCGCTGGAGTCGCTGACGGGCCTGCTGACCTTTGCGCTCGCCACCGGTTTGCTCTACGCCCGCTTTTCGCGCCCGACGCCCCGCATCCGCTTCAGCGAAACGGCCGTGTTTGCGCCCTACCTCGATGTCAATGCCTTCATGTTCCGGATCGTCAACGAGCGGAGCAACCAGCTCATCGACGTGGAAATCGACGTGACGATGTCCCGGCTGGAACCGGCCGCCGACGGCTCCCTCGCCCGGAAGTACTTCAATCTGACGCTTGAGCGCCGCAAGGTCGCGTTTTTCCCGACGAACTGGACGCTCGTGCATCCGATCACGGCCGAGAGTCCGCTGGTGGGCTGTACTCCCGAAAAACTGGAAGAGTCCGATACCGAATTCCTGATTATCCTGCATGCCGTGGACGACACCTTCTCGCAGCAGGTCCACCTCCGGTATTCTTACCGATATGACGAAATCCGCTGGGGGCATAAGTTTGTGCCCATGTTCAACCAGGCCAAACGGGGCATGGTCGTACTGGATGTCGAGAAGCTGAGCGAGACGCGGGAAGCACCGCTAAATCTTTGA
- the metX gene encoding homoserine O-acetyltransferase MetX, whose product MNLHYFDYKFSFPLESGEELPGFRLAYQTWGERNDDGSNVVWICHALTGSADAADWWDGMVGPGKYFDPTRQFIICANVLSSCYGSTGPLSVNPRTGKAFYHDFPMVTIRDMVGALDLLRQELGIDRIHTCIGGSLGGQQAVEWGIQQPELIKNLILIATNAVHSPWGIAFNESQRMAISADPTWTESRDDAGAAGMKAARSVALLSYRNYDTYGFTQALDHNEQLDQYKASSYQQYQGDKLVKRFNAYTYWHLSKAMDSHNVGRNRGSIINALNRVKARTLVVGIRSDILFPPGEQQFLARHIPDARYEEIDSLYGHDGFLIEAKPLTQIIRRWMEESARQDAAVRV is encoded by the coding sequence TTGAATCTGCATTACTTCGATTACAAATTTTCCTTTCCGCTCGAAAGCGGAGAAGAACTTCCGGGGTTCCGGCTGGCCTATCAGACCTGGGGCGAACGGAACGACGACGGCTCGAATGTCGTCTGGATTTGCCATGCCCTGACCGGCAGCGCCGACGCGGCCGACTGGTGGGACGGCATGGTCGGCCCCGGCAAGTATTTCGACCCGACGCGGCAATTCATCATCTGCGCCAACGTGCTGAGTTCCTGCTACGGCTCCACGGGTCCGCTGTCGGTGAACCCCCGCACGGGCAAGGCGTTTTACCACGATTTTCCGATGGTCACCATCCGCGACATGGTCGGGGCGCTGGATTTGCTGCGGCAGGAACTGGGCATCGACCGGATTCACACCTGCATCGGCGGTTCGCTGGGCGGGCAGCAGGCCGTCGAATGGGGAATCCAGCAGCCGGAACTAATCAAAAATCTGATTCTGATTGCCACCAACGCCGTGCACTCGCCCTGGGGAATCGCCTTCAACGAATCGCAGCGGATGGCCATTTCGGCTGACCCAACCTGGACCGAAAGCCGCGACGATGCCGGGGCAGCTGGGATGAAAGCGGCCCGCTCGGTGGCCCTCCTCTCCTACCGCAACTACGACACCTACGGCTTTACGCAGGCGCTCGACCACAACGAACAACTGGACCAGTACAAAGCGTCGAGCTACCAGCAATACCAGGGCGATAAACTCGTCAAACGCTTCAACGCCTACACCTACTGGCACCTGTCGAAGGCGATGGATTCGCATAACGTGGGCCGCAACCGGGGCAGCATTATCAATGCCCTCAACCGCGTCAAAGCCCGGACACTGGTGGTCGGCATCCGCTCCGACATCCTGTTTCCGCCGGGTGAGCAGCAGTTTCTGGCCCGGCACATCCCCGACGCCCGGTACGAGGAAATTGACTCGCTCTACGGCCACGACGGCTTTCTGATCGAAGCCAAGCCGCTGACGCAGATCATCCGCCGCTGGATGGAAGAAAGCGCCCGGCAGGATGCCGCCGTTCGGGTGTAA